A region of Flavobacterium indicum GPTSA100-9 = DSM 17447 DNA encodes the following proteins:
- a CDS encoding fibronectin type III domain-containing protein: MKKKITFFFLLAFVCIFNSSVAQCVSAANGVFPSNTYTPSCSGNYETITSQSWASEYSNLNVIANKQYSFSSSVTTDFITITNATGSVIYASGTQPVVWDSGSTTGVIRYYLHSNANCGNEQVNRSRYIRCADASNCVPPSNLTVSNITSNSCKITWTAASPVPSSNYDIYIVTTNSAPNANTTPTLFSTTNLTTSISVGVAAGTTYYYWIRSNCGATTGTWISGGNFTTPPALTCNGAIYGLYPNATFTPNCTGSPEQIVADAYAGEYSNVNVITNKQYTFSSSVPTDFITVTNANGTAVLASGTTPLNWLSSTYSGVVRYHINSNSSCGTQNSNRVKSIKCTTVATCNVPTQIYYDGLTSTTNTIAWAAPNPAPSNGYVYCYSTVNDPFSANAITGTTTNTFANLTNLTPNTTYYFWIKSNCGTTQSNWSVGSSFTTNAADGCNAPTQIYYDGLTSTTNTIAWIEGVPAPSNGYIYCYSTTNDPFAPGAITGTTTNTFANLSNLTPNTTYYFWIKSNCGTTQSNWSVGSSFTTNAADGCNAPTQIYYDGLTSTTNTIAWIEGVPAPSNGYIYCYSTTNDPFAPGAITGTTTNTFANLSNLTPNTTYYFWIKSNCTTQSNWSVGSSFTTNAAAGCNAPTQIYYDGLTSTTNTIAWVAPNPAPSNGYIYCYSTVNDPFSANAITGTTTNTFAELTNLVPNTTYYFWVKSNCGTTQTNWSTGNSFTTNSSSTCNFPTQLYTDPESATTVNIAWVAPNPAPSNGYIYCYSTVNDPFSANAITGTTTDTFAVLNNLTPNTTYYFWVKSNCGTTQTNWSTGSSFTTQSLDIVNFITNKIKIYPNPVKTNFIISVNKNISSVSVYNLIGQELITEKINSSEASINVTHLLPGTYLVKIKTENEINTVKIIKQ; encoded by the coding sequence ATGAAAAAAAAAATTACTTTTTTCTTCCTTTTAGCATTCGTTTGTATTTTCAATTCTAGCGTTGCTCAATGTGTATCAGCAGCTAATGGCGTATTTCCAAGCAATACCTACACACCAAGCTGTAGTGGAAACTATGAAACCATAACCAGCCAAAGCTGGGCAAGTGAATACAGTAATCTAAATGTAATTGCTAACAAACAATATTCGTTCTCAAGTTCTGTGACAACCGATTTTATTACGATTACAAATGCTACAGGTTCTGTAATCTATGCTAGTGGAACACAACCAGTAGTCTGGGATTCAGGCAGCACAACAGGAGTTATACGTTATTATTTGCACTCTAATGCTAATTGTGGTAATGAACAAGTGAACCGATCTCGCTATATTCGATGTGCAGATGCCTCTAATTGTGTTCCGCCATCAAATCTTACGGTTTCTAATATAACTTCCAATTCATGTAAAATAACTTGGACCGCTGCATCACCCGTACCGTCATCGAATTATGATATTTATATAGTTACAACAAATAGTGCACCTAATGCCAATACAACTCCTACATTATTCAGCACTACCAACCTAACTACTTCAATTTCTGTAGGTGTAGCAGCTGGAACTACGTATTACTATTGGATTCGTTCCAATTGTGGAGCTACAACAGGTACTTGGATTTCAGGTGGAAATTTTACCACGCCACCTGCACTAACATGTAACGGTGCAATTTACGGATTGTATCCTAATGCTACTTTTACTCCAAATTGTACAGGAAGTCCAGAACAAATAGTTGCCGATGCTTATGCTGGAGAATATTCTAATGTAAATGTGATAACCAATAAACAATATACGTTTTCAAGTTCGGTACCAACCGATTTTATAACTGTAACAAATGCTAACGGTACAGCTGTTTTAGCTAGTGGTACAACTCCATTAAATTGGTTGTCTTCAACCTATTCTGGAGTAGTGAGATACCATATAAATTCAAATTCTTCATGTGGAACTCAAAACTCTAACAGAGTAAAATCAATTAAATGTACAACAGTAGCAACATGCAATGTACCAACACAAATCTATTACGATGGATTAACATCTACAACCAATACTATTGCTTGGGCAGCACCAAATCCTGCACCAAGTAATGGGTATGTCTATTGCTATAGCACCGTTAACGATCCTTTTTCTGCAAATGCCATCACAGGAACGACCACAAATACATTTGCCAACTTGACCAATCTAACACCAAATACTACGTATTATTTCTGGATAAAATCTAATTGTGGAACTACACAATCAAACTGGTCAGTTGGAAGTTCATTTACAACCAATGCAGCGGATGGATGCAATGCACCAACACAAATATATTACGATGGTTTAACGTCAACAACAAATACGATTGCATGGATAGAAGGCGTACCTGCTCCAAGTAATGGATATATTTATTGTTATAGTACAACAAATGACCCATTTGCACCAGGAGCAATTACTGGAACGACCACAAACACATTTGCCAATTTGAGCAATCTAACACCAAATACTACGTATTATTTCTGGATAAAATCTAATTGTGGAACTACACAATCAAACTGGTCAGTTGGAAGTTCATTTACAACCAATGCAGCGGATGGATGCAATGCACCAACACAAATATATTACGATGGTTTAACGTCAACAACAAATACGATTGCATGGATAGAAGGCGTACCTGCTCCAAGTAATGGATATATTTATTGTTATAGTACAACAAATGACCCATTTGCACCAGGAGCAATTACTGGAACGACCACAAACACATTTGCCAATTTAAGCAATCTAACACCAAATACTACGTATTATTTCTGGATAAAATCTAATTGTACTACACAATCAAACTGGTCAGTTGGAAGTTCATTTACAACCAATGCAGCGGCTGGTTGTAATGCACCAACACAAATCTATTACGATGGCTTAACATCTACAACCAATACTATTGCTTGGGTAGCACCGAATCCTGCACCAAGTAATGGCTATATCTATTGCTACAGCACCGTTAACGATCCTTTTTCTGCAAATGCAATTACAGGAACCACAACAAATACATTTGCTGAGTTAACTAATTTAGTACCCAATACAACCTATTATTTCTGGGTGAAATCCAATTGTGGAACGACTCAAACCAATTGGAGTACGGGCAATTCATTTACAACCAACTCATCATCAACTTGTAATTTTCCAACTCAGCTATACACAGATCCTGAGTCAGCAACAACAGTAAATATTGCTTGGGTAGCACCAAATCCTGCACCAAGTAATGGCTATATCTATTGCTACAGTACTGTTAATGATCCTTTTTCTGCAAATGCAATTACAGGAACTACTACCGATACCTTTGCTGTTTTAAATAACTTAACTCCAAATACAACCTATTATTTCTGGGTGAAATCCAATTGTGGAACAACACAAACCAATTGGAGTACGGGTAGTTCATTTACGACACAATCACTTGATATTGTAAACTTTATAACTAATAAGATTAAAATATACCCCAACCCAGTTAAAACAAATTTCATTATTTCAGTTAACAAAAACATATCAAGTGTAAGTGTGTACAATCTAATTGGACAAGAATTAATTACTGAAAAAATTAATAGCTCGGAAGCATCAATTAATGTAACACATTTATTACCTGGAACTTATTTAGTAAAGATAAAAACAGAAAATGAAATTAATACTGTAAAAATCATTAAACAATAA
- a CDS encoding helix-turn-helix domain-containing protein, which yields MQRLFYFLLFFFTAAVLHSQVLNETEIKETRKIQELLVYQPKTALKEAIKVSKSKNILFSLHGKFYIASYYYNQSNFSLSKEHLLSLLHLIELNKETISLKEYQDLIGMSVNKLFYIHKNLGEYDLAVLYLDKYKNKVATNRFNEQYGLIKVAMGDCLNGIPLLKKELKTTPHLKLGIGEKKVMNTKLFADKHNIIGEAYQKYFLLTKKSIYLDSANYNFRVAAKMMIQANFYPEYTQALLLMRLGKSAALGGNYSNALQLYKKGAKYPSVQENIRSTQLIDLGMGDCFFHLNQVDSAITYCNKFIKSYQKTQVSKENLLMAYTILTKCFNKKNDNKSAYIYANKSLELIQSIEKIKHNSLNFLHNYDLKIIKEEANKIITTKNYFKIFLFSLLLLLLVVVYSFYHYYKQQKEKHKRFLKIIQNSKESKSSLPTISETSKTEYQTKQTLDKELIEKLSSGLKKLEQKELFLDPNFKLAFVAKKLNTNTAYLSQFFNQVMEKSFSEYTQELRIQYVLQKLINAPYFRKYTLQAIAEEVGYKDANTFVRVFKKQTGLTPNYYIEKLENTN from the coding sequence ATGCAACGTTTATTTTACTTTTTATTATTTTTTTTCACAGCAGCTGTACTACATTCACAAGTTTTAAATGAAACAGAAATAAAAGAAACTAGAAAAATTCAGGAACTTCTCGTTTATCAACCCAAAACAGCATTAAAAGAAGCTATCAAAGTAAGTAAATCTAAAAATATTCTATTTAGTTTACACGGCAAATTTTACATTGCAAGTTATTATTACAATCAATCTAACTTTAGTCTATCTAAAGAACATCTCCTTTCATTATTACATTTGATTGAACTAAATAAAGAAACTATTTCTCTAAAAGAATATCAGGACTTAATAGGAATGTCTGTTAACAAGCTTTTTTATATTCATAAGAATTTAGGCGAATATGATTTAGCCGTATTGTATTTAGATAAATACAAAAATAAAGTAGCTACTAACCGATTTAATGAGCAATATGGTCTAATTAAAGTGGCCATGGGTGATTGTTTAAATGGTATACCCTTATTAAAAAAAGAATTAAAAACAACGCCACATTTAAAATTGGGTATTGGTGAAAAAAAAGTTATGAATACCAAACTTTTTGCGGACAAACACAACATCATTGGCGAAGCTTATCAAAAATACTTCCTTTTAACTAAAAAGAGTATTTATTTAGATTCTGCCAATTATAATTTTCGAGTAGCTGCAAAAATGATGATTCAAGCTAATTTCTATCCTGAATACACACAAGCCTTACTTTTAATGCGACTAGGTAAAAGCGCCGCATTAGGAGGAAATTATTCGAATGCCCTTCAATTATATAAAAAAGGAGCAAAATACCCAAGCGTACAAGAAAACATTAGAAGCACACAATTAATTGACCTAGGAATGGGCGATTGTTTTTTTCATTTAAATCAAGTAGATTCTGCTATAACGTATTGCAATAAATTCATTAAAAGTTACCAAAAAACCCAAGTTTCAAAAGAGAACTTATTGATGGCATATACTATTTTGACGAAATGTTTTAATAAAAAAAACGACAACAAATCTGCCTATATTTATGCAAATAAGAGTTTAGAACTGATCCAATCCATTGAAAAAATCAAACATAATTCATTAAATTTCTTACACAATTATGATTTAAAAATTATTAAAGAGGAAGCCAATAAAATAATTACAACTAAAAATTATTTTAAAATCTTTTTATTCAGTTTATTGCTTTTACTCTTAGTAGTAGTCTACAGTTTTTATCATTACTATAAACAACAAAAAGAGAAACATAAACGCTTTTTAAAAATTATTCAAAATAGCAAAGAAAGCAAATCGTCTTTACCTACTATTTCTGAAACTAGCAAAACAGAGTATCAAACCAAACAAACTCTTGATAAAGAACTAATTGAAAAATTATCTTCAGGATTGAAAAAATTAGAACAAAAAGAATTGTTTTTGGATCCAAACTTTAAATTGGCTTTTGTTGCCAAAAAATTAAACACAAATACAGCCTATTTATCGCAGTTTTTTAATCAAGTAATGGAAAAAAGCTTTTCAGAATATACACAAGAATTACGCATTCAATATGTACTCCAAAAACTTATTAATGCACCATACTTTAGAAAATATACGCTTCAAGCAATAGCAGAAGAAGTAGGTTACAAGGATGCAAACACGTTTGTGCGTGTTTTTAAAAAGCAAACAGGACTCACGCCAAACTACTATATTGAAAAATTAGAAAACACCAATTAA
- the odhB gene encoding 2-oxoglutarate dehydrogenase complex dihydrolipoyllysine-residue succinyltransferase: protein MILEMKVPSPGESIKEVEIATWLVKDGDYVEKDQAIAEVDSDKATLELPAEMSGIITLKAEEGDTVAVGAVVCLIDTSASKPEGGANASTTEAPKAEEKKAEVPKAAPVQETTYATGSASPAAKKILAEKNIQPSDVVGTGKGGRITTEDAMNAKASMGTPTGGSRSSERSKLSMLRRKVAERLVAAKNETAMLTTFNEVDMSAIYALRDQYKDEFKAKHGLGLGFMSFFTKAVTRALQLYPDVNSMIDGQEKISYDFCDISVAVSGPKGLMVPVVRNAELLTFRGVEAEIKRLALRARDGQITVDEMTGGTFTISNGGVFGSMLSTPIINPPQSGILGMHNVVERPIVKNGQIVIAPVMYVALSYDHRIIDGRESVGFLVAVKEALENPIEILMENNPKKALEL from the coding sequence ATGATTTTAGAAATGAAAGTCCCTTCACCAGGGGAATCAATCAAAGAAGTAGAAATCGCTACATGGTTAGTGAAAGATGGAGATTATGTAGAAAAAGACCAAGCGATTGCAGAGGTTGATTCAGATAAAGCAACACTAGAATTACCTGCTGAGATGAGTGGTATAATCACTTTAAAAGCAGAAGAAGGTGACACGGTAGCAGTAGGCGCTGTAGTTTGTTTAATTGATACTTCAGCTTCAAAACCTGAGGGTGGTGCTAATGCTTCAACTACTGAAGCTCCAAAAGCAGAAGAGAAAAAAGCAGAAGTTCCAAAAGCAGCTCCAGTTCAAGAAACAACGTATGCAACAGGATCTGCATCTCCTGCAGCTAAGAAAATTTTAGCAGAAAAAAATATCCAACCTTCTGATGTTGTTGGTACTGGTAAAGGTGGAAGAATCACAACAGAAGATGCTATGAATGCAAAAGCATCAATGGGTACACCAACTGGAGGTTCTCGTTCTTCTGAAAGATCTAAATTATCAATGTTACGTAGAAAAGTAGCTGAACGTTTAGTTGCTGCTAAAAACGAAACAGCTATGTTAACTACTTTTAACGAAGTAGACATGAGTGCTATTTATGCCCTACGTGACCAATATAAAGATGAATTTAAAGCAAAACACGGGTTAGGTTTAGGTTTCATGTCTTTCTTCACAAAAGCAGTGACTAGAGCATTACAATTATATCCAGATGTAAACTCTATGATTGATGGTCAAGAAAAGATTTCATATGACTTCTGTGATATTTCGGTTGCTGTATCTGGACCAAAAGGTTTGATGGTACCAGTAGTAAGAAATGCAGAATTATTAACGTTCCGCGGAGTAGAAGCTGAAATTAAACGTTTGGCTTTACGTGCACGCGATGGTCAAATTACTGTTGATGAAATGACAGGTGGAACATTTACTATTTCAAATGGTGGTGTATTTGGATCCATGTTATCTACTCCAATTATTAATCCTCCTCAATCAGGAATTTTAGGTATGCACAACGTAGTAGAGCGACCAATTGTTAAAAACGGACAAATTGTTATTGCACCTGTTATGTATGTTGCCTTATCGTATGATCACAGAATCATCGATGGTCGTGAGTCAGTTGGATTCTTAGTAGCAGTAAAAGAAGCATTAGAAAATCCAATCGAAATCTTAATGGAAAACAATCCTAAAAAGGCATTAGAACTTTAG
- a CDS encoding 2-oxoglutarate dehydrogenase E1 component yields the protein MDRFSFLNAAHTAFFADLYDQYLENPDSVEPSWRSFFQGFDFANEFASPVDQLNQISSGTIDNSQLSEKIQKEIKVLQLIEAYRVNGHLFSKTNPVRDRRTFTPTLDIENFGLNTNDLSTVFQASTLISTTALTLNDLVALLQKLFCQSIAFEYKYIRDPKTQAWIEQKINAMVNETPSDRKKIIVEKLNEAVSFENFLHTKYVGQKRFSLEGNEAVVPAFDLLIEDAAQLGVEQVVLGMAHRGRLNVLANVFDKSPKNIFSEFDGKDYADGDHFDGDVKYHLGITTHKTTRSGKAININLVPNPSHLETVGAVVEGITRSKQDRYFPNQPNKVLPVIVHGDAAVAGQGLVYEVAQMVTLDGYKTQGTIHVVINNQVGFTTNYTDSRSATYCTDIAKLTSAPVLHVNADDAEAVVKAMTFALEYRMEFGTDIFVDILGYRKYGHNEGDEPRFTQPKLYKTLSKHKNVRDIYGAKLVEQGVISSSYVKEIEDSYKAKLDNDLNASRAEELTVIEPFMQDEWVGFNKADRAKMLEKINTAVDKKTLTDIAKVVTELPSDKKFISKIQKLINDRKAMYFENNKLDWAMGEMLAYGSLLTEGYNVRISGQDVERGTFSHRHAVVKVEESEEEVVLLDHIPNKKGNFNAFNSLLSEYGVVGFDYGYALASPKTLTIWEAQFGDFSNGAQIMIDQYISAAEDKWNNQNGLVFLMPHGYENQGAEHSSARMERYLQLCSQQNMFVADCTTPANFFHLLRRQMLADYRKPLMVFTPKSLLRHPEAVSSIEEFATGSFQEVIDDVHVNPADVKTLVFCTGKFYYDLKAERENQGRNDVALVRIEQLFPLAIDQLQAIINNYPNVDDYVWAQEEPKNMGAYGYMLMNFDLVKLRLASSPAYSAPAAGSYTRSKKRHAATIAKVFDKNL from the coding sequence ATGGATAGGTTTTCCTTTTTAAACGCAGCACATACAGCATTTTTTGCTGACTTATATGATCAATATTTAGAAAATCCAGACAGCGTAGAACCAAGCTGGAGAAGTTTTTTTCAAGGTTTTGACTTCGCAAATGAATTCGCTAGTCCCGTTGATCAATTAAACCAAATTTCTTCTGGAACTATAGATAATTCTCAACTTTCAGAAAAAATTCAAAAAGAAATCAAAGTACTCCAATTAATTGAAGCATATCGAGTAAATGGACACTTATTTTCTAAAACAAATCCTGTAAGAGACAGAAGAACTTTTACTCCTACTTTAGACATTGAAAATTTTGGCTTAAACACTAACGATTTATCTACAGTTTTTCAAGCTTCAACTTTAATAAGCACTACAGCTTTAACCTTAAATGATTTAGTTGCATTATTGCAGAAATTATTCTGTCAATCCATTGCATTTGAATACAAATACATTCGTGACCCTAAAACACAAGCATGGATTGAACAAAAAATCAATGCTATGGTGAACGAAACACCTTCAGATAGAAAAAAAATTATCGTTGAAAAATTAAACGAAGCGGTTTCTTTTGAAAACTTTTTACATACAAAATATGTAGGTCAAAAACGTTTTTCATTAGAAGGAAATGAAGCCGTGGTACCTGCCTTTGATTTGTTAATTGAAGATGCTGCACAACTAGGCGTAGAACAAGTTGTTTTAGGAATGGCACACCGTGGTCGTTTAAATGTCTTAGCAAACGTATTTGACAAATCACCTAAAAATATATTCAGCGAATTTGACGGAAAGGATTATGCGGATGGCGATCATTTTGATGGAGACGTTAAATACCACTTAGGAATCACGACTCACAAAACCACAAGATCAGGTAAGGCAATCAATATTAATTTAGTTCCCAACCCATCCCATTTAGAAACGGTTGGTGCTGTAGTTGAAGGTATTACTCGTTCAAAACAAGACCGCTATTTCCCAAATCAACCCAATAAAGTTTTACCTGTAATTGTTCATGGTGACGCTGCTGTGGCAGGACAAGGTTTAGTGTATGAAGTAGCTCAAATGGTTACTTTAGATGGTTACAAAACTCAAGGAACTATTCACGTTGTAATCAACAACCAAGTTGGATTTACGACTAATTACACCGATTCACGTTCGGCTACGTATTGTACAGATATTGCTAAATTAACCTCAGCTCCAGTTCTACATGTAAATGCGGATGATGCTGAAGCAGTAGTGAAAGCGATGACTTTTGCATTAGAATATAGAATGGAATTTGGCACTGATATTTTTGTTGATATTTTAGGTTATAGAAAATATGGCCATAATGAAGGAGACGAACCGCGTTTTACTCAACCAAAATTATACAAAACACTTTCTAAACACAAAAATGTAAGAGACATCTATGGCGCTAAATTAGTAGAGCAAGGTGTAATTTCTTCTTCTTATGTTAAAGAAATTGAAGATAGCTATAAAGCAAAATTAGATAACGACTTAAATGCTTCTCGTGCTGAAGAATTAACCGTTATCGAACCTTTTATGCAAGACGAATGGGTTGGTTTTAACAAAGCCGATAGAGCTAAAATGTTAGAAAAAATCAATACCGCTGTAGACAAAAAAACGTTAACTGATATTGCAAAAGTAGTAACTGAATTACCTTCAGATAAAAAATTCATCAGCAAAATACAAAAGCTAATCAACGACAGAAAAGCCATGTATTTTGAGAACAACAAATTAGATTGGGCAATGGGCGAAATGTTAGCGTATGGCTCATTGTTAACAGAGGGATATAATGTTCGTATTTCAGGACAAGACGTAGAAAGAGGAACCTTCTCTCACAGACATGCTGTAGTTAAAGTAGAAGAATCTGAAGAAGAAGTAGTATTACTAGACCATATTCCAAATAAAAAAGGAAACTTTAATGCGTTTAACTCTTTATTATCCGAGTATGGCGTGGTAGGTTTTGATTATGGATATGCCTTAGCTTCTCCAAAAACTTTAACCATTTGGGAAGCACAATTTGGAGATTTTTCTAATGGGGCACAAATCATGATTGACCAATATATTTCTGCGGCTGAAGACAAATGGAACAACCAAAACGGTTTGGTATTCTTAATGCCTCATGGATATGAAAATCAAGGTGCTGAACACTCTTCTGCAAGAATGGAGCGCTATTTACAATTATGCTCTCAACAAAATATGTTTGTGGCTGATTGTACTACTCCTGCTAACTTCTTCCATTTATTAAGAAGACAAATGTTAGCCGATTATAGAAAACCATTAATGGTATTTACACCAAAGAGTTTATTACGTCATCCGGAGGCCGTTTCATCAATAGAAGAATTTGCTACAGGATCTTTCCAAGAAGTAATTGACGATGTTCATGTAAATCCAGCTGATGTAAAAACATTAGTTTTCTGTACAGGTAAATTCTATTATGATTTAAAAGCAGAAAGAGAAAACCAAGGCAGAAATGATGTTGCTTTAGTTCGTATTGAGCAATTATTCCCATTAGCCATTGATCAATTACAAGCCATTATCAATAATTATCCAAACGTTGATGATTATGTATGGGCACAAGAAGAACCAAAGAATATGGGTGCTTATGGATATATGTTAATGAATTTTGATTTAGTTAAATTACGTTTAGCTTCATCTCCAGCTTATAGTGCGCCAGCGGCGGGTAGCTACACTCGTTCTAAAAAACGTCATGCGGCTACAATTGCTAAAGTATTTGACAAAAATTTATAA
- a CDS encoding polyprenyl synthetase family protein, giving the protein MLTLSDYQEVIKNHFENINLDKQPKNLYEPISYILSLGGKRIRPVLTLMAADIFDGNYKEALSAAVAVEVFHNFSLVHDDIMDDAPLRRGKKTVHEKWDLNTGILSGDAMLILAYQYFEVYEPSIFQALAKLFSKTALEVCEGQQYDVDFETKDDVSIPSYLKMIEYKTAVLLGAAMKMGAIIAKTSEENCNLIYDFGLNLGIAFQIQDDYLDAFGDPETFGKQVGGDIIENKKTYLYLKAKEFSSPDQQKQLSHLFSIQPTDNTEKIEAVKSIFDESGAKEATKKAIETYTFKAFETLESMSISEEKKDLLKNFGKMLMGRNV; this is encoded by the coding sequence ATGTTAACACTTTCTGATTATCAAGAAGTTATTAAAAATCATTTTGAAAATATCAACTTAGATAAACAACCTAAAAATCTTTATGAGCCCATTTCATATATTTTATCCCTTGGCGGAAAAAGAATTAGGCCTGTTTTAACTTTGATGGCTGCAGATATTTTTGATGGCAATTACAAAGAAGCATTGTCTGCAGCTGTTGCCGTTGAAGTTTTTCATAATTTTTCTTTAGTACATGATGACATTATGGATGATGCTCCTCTACGAAGAGGAAAGAAAACGGTACATGAAAAATGGGATTTAAACACTGGAATTCTTTCAGGCGATGCCATGTTAATTTTAGCCTATCAATATTTTGAAGTCTATGAACCATCTATTTTTCAAGCATTAGCCAAATTATTCAGCAAAACAGCACTAGAAGTTTGCGAAGGCCAACAATACGATGTGGATTTTGAAACGAAAGACGACGTTTCTATACCGTCTTATTTAAAAATGATTGAATACAAAACTGCGGTTTTATTAGGTGCAGCAATGAAAATGGGAGCAATAATTGCAAAAACTTCAGAAGAAAACTGTAACTTAATTTATGATTTTGGCTTAAATTTAGGGATTGCTTTTCAAATACAAGATGATTATTTAGACGCATTTGGAGATCCTGAAACATTTGGCAAACAAGTAGGTGGAGACATTATAGAAAACAAAAAGACGTATTTATACTTGAAAGCAAAAGAATTTTCAAGTCCTGATCAACAAAAACAATTAAGTCATTTATTTTCAATACAACCAACAGACAATACTGAGAAAATTGAAGCCGTTAAAAGTATTTTTGACGAATCAGGCGCTAAGGAAGCAACAAAAAAGGCTATTGAAACGTACACATTTAAAGCTTTTGAGACTTTAGAAAGCATGTCTATATCAGAGGAAAAGAAAGATTTGTTGAAGAATTTTGGTAAAATGTTAATGGGAAGAAATGTATAA
- a CDS encoding YceI family protein, with protein sequence MQVLSLELDQNQSNFFIKVRKNLASYLKNKIQHSSGFVLVRNQKVENVSLQFDLVIEAENKIKYTDSKGFLKLRKNSSIHFQSVSYQRINDNISFIKGYVTINNITKMVELEAYVKTEKIRNGKSKVIFDVVGEINKKDFGLGVDEQVTINGFAFGKNINIEGNFEFLSN encoded by the coding sequence ATGCAAGTGTTAAGTTTAGAACTAGATCAAAATCAGTCGAATTTTTTTATTAAAGTTAGAAAGAATTTGGCTTCTTATTTAAAGAATAAAATTCAGCATTCTTCTGGATTTGTATTGGTTAGGAATCAAAAAGTAGAAAATGTGTCCTTACAATTCGATTTAGTAATTGAAGCTGAAAACAAAATTAAATACACAGATTCAAAAGGCTTTTTAAAACTAAGGAAAAATTCTTCTATTCATTTTCAGTCTGTTTCTTATCAGAGAATAAACGACAACATCAGTTTTATAAAAGGTTATGTGACGATAAACAACATAACAAAAATGGTTGAGTTAGAAGCATATGTGAAAACGGAGAAAATCAGAAATGGAAAATCTAAAGTGATTTTTGATGTTGTAGGAGAAATTAACAAAAAAGATTTTGGTTTAGGGGTAGATGAACAAGTAACTATAAATGGGTTTGCTTTTGGGAAAAATATAAATATTGAAGGAAATTTTGAATTTTTAAGTAATTAA
- a CDS encoding TetR/AcrR family transcriptional regulator, protein MACEIKNKIIAKSTDMFLKLGFKSVTMDDIASEMCMSKKTIYKYFSNKEILIEQGTEMVREKFHSLMGEVISKNYNAIKENFEIRKMFKEMFQAVDHSPAFQLKKHYPEIYEKMMQDEVKECESVFTQNVHKGIAEGLYRADTDVAIAVKFYYTLIFSINENTSLEKEASFLELKALEYHTRAIATTKGVQELEDNLKLINP, encoded by the coding sequence ATGGCTTGCGAAATTAAAAACAAAATAATCGCTAAATCTACAGATATGTTTTTAAAGCTTGGCTTTAAAAGTGTAACCATGGATGATATTGCAAGTGAAATGTGCATGTCTAAAAAAACGATTTACAAATATTTTAGCAATAAAGAAATATTGATTGAGCAAGGTACTGAAATGGTTAGAGAAAAGTTTCATTCTTTAATGGGTGAAGTGATTTCTAAAAATTACAATGCCATTAAGGAAAATTTTGAAATCCGTAAGATGTTTAAAGAAATGTTTCAAGCCGTTGACCATTCACCAGCGTTTCAATTGAAAAAACACTATCCAGAAATCTATGAAAAAATGATGCAGGATGAGGTTAAAGAGTGTGAGTCTGTATTTACCCAAAATGTACATAAAGGAATAGCAGAAGGATTGTACAGAGCTGACACAGATGTTGCAATAGCAGTTAAATTTTATTATACATTGATTTTTTCTATCAATGAAAACACCTCTTTAGAAAAAGAAGCCTCATTTCTGGAATTGAAAGCATTAGAGTATCATACAAGAGCTATTGCAACTACAAAAGGAGTACAAGAATTAGAAGATAATTTAAAATTAATAAATCCATAA